From Haemorhous mexicanus isolate bHaeMex1 chromosome 1, bHaeMex1.pri, whole genome shotgun sequence, one genomic window encodes:
- the CYRIB gene encoding CYFIP-related Rac1 interactor B isoform X1 yields the protein MGNLLKVLTCTDLEQGPNFFLDFENAQPTESEKEIYNQVNVVLKDAEGILEDLQSYRGAGHEIREAIQHPNDEKLQEKAWGAVVPLVGKLKKFYEFSQRLEAGLRGLLGALTSTPYSPTQHLEREQALAKQFAEILHFTLRFDELKMTNPAIQNDFSYYRRTLSRMRINNVPAEGENEVNNELANRMSLFYAEATPMLKTLSDATTKFVSENKNLPIENTTDCLSTMASVCRVMLETPEYRSRFTNEETVSFCLRVMVGVIILYDHVHPVGAFAKTSKIDMKGCIKVLKDQPPNSVEGLLNALRYTTKHLNDETTSKQIKSMLQ from the exons ATGGGGAACCTTCTAAAAGTTTTGACATGCACAGACCTTGAGCAGGGGCCaaattttttccttgattttgaAA ATGCCCAACCTACAGAATCTGAAAAGGAAATTTATAATCAGGTGAATGTAGTGTTAAAGGATGCAGAAGGAATACTGGAAGACTTGCAGTCATATAGAGGAGCTGGCCATGAAATACGAGAG GCAATACAGCATCCAAATGATGAGAAGCTGCAAGAGAAGGCATGGGGTGCTGTTGTTCCACTAGTAGGCAAACTAAAGAAATTCTATGAATTTTCTCAAAGGCTAG aggcggggctgcggggcctGCTGGGCGCCCTGACGAGCACTCCGTACTCCCCAACGCAGCACCTGGAGCGAGAGCAGGCTCTCGCGAAGCAGTTTGCAGAAATTCTTCACTTCACACTCCGGTTTGATGAGCTCAAG ATGACAAATCCTGCTATACAGAATGACTTCAGCTACTATAGAAGAACTCTGAGCCGTATGAGGATTAACAATGTCCCA gcagagggagaaaatgAAGTAAATAATGAGTTGGCAAACAGAATGTCTTTATTTTATGCTGAAGCAACGCCAATGTTGAAAACCTTAAGTGATGCCACAACAAAATTTGTGTCAGAG AATAAAAATTTACCGATAGAGAATACAACAGATTGCTTAAGCACCATGGCCAGTGTGTGCAGGGTCATGCTGGAAACCCC TGAATATAGAAGCAGGTTTACAAATGAGGAAACAGTATCATTCTGTCTGAGGGTAATGGTGGGTGTCATCATACTCTATGACCACGTGCATCCAGTGGGCGCTTTTGCCAAAACTTCAAAAATTGAT ATGAAAGGATGCATCAAAGTTCTTAAAGACCAGCCTCCTAACAGTGTAGAAGGCCTTCTAAATGCTCTCAG gTACACAACAAAGCATTTGAATGATGAGACTACCTCCAAGCAAATTAAATCCATGTTGCAATAA
- the CYRIB gene encoding CYFIP-related Rac1 interactor B isoform X2, translating into MGNLIKVLTRDIDHNAAHFFLDFENAQPTESEKEIYNQVNVVLKDAEGILEDLQSYRGAGHEIREAIQHPNDEKLQEKAWGAVVPLVGKLKKFYEFSQRLEAGLRGLLGALTSTPYSPTQHLEREQALAKQFAEILHFTLRFDELKMTNPAIQNDFSYYRRTLSRMRINNVPAEGENEVNNELANRMSLFYAEATPMLKTLSDATTKFVSENKNLPIENTTDCLSTMASVCRVMLETPEYRSRFTNEETVSFCLRVMVGVIILYDHVHPVGAFAKTSKIDMKGCIKVLKDQPPNSVEGLLNALRYTTKHLNDETTSKQIKSMLQ; encoded by the exons ATGGGTAATCTCATTAAGGTGCTAACCAGGGACATAGACCACAATGCAGCACattttttcttggattttgAAA ATGCCCAACCTACAGAATCTGAAAAGGAAATTTATAATCAGGTGAATGTAGTGTTAAAGGATGCAGAAGGAATACTGGAAGACTTGCAGTCATATAGAGGAGCTGGCCATGAAATACGAGAG GCAATACAGCATCCAAATGATGAGAAGCTGCAAGAGAAGGCATGGGGTGCTGTTGTTCCACTAGTAGGCAAACTAAAGAAATTCTATGAATTTTCTCAAAGGCTAG aggcggggctgcggggcctGCTGGGCGCCCTGACGAGCACTCCGTACTCCCCAACGCAGCACCTGGAGCGAGAGCAGGCTCTCGCGAAGCAGTTTGCAGAAATTCTTCACTTCACACTCCGGTTTGATGAGCTCAAG ATGACAAATCCTGCTATACAGAATGACTTCAGCTACTATAGAAGAACTCTGAGCCGTATGAGGATTAACAATGTCCCA gcagagggagaaaatgAAGTAAATAATGAGTTGGCAAACAGAATGTCTTTATTTTATGCTGAAGCAACGCCAATGTTGAAAACCTTAAGTGATGCCACAACAAAATTTGTGTCAGAG AATAAAAATTTACCGATAGAGAATACAACAGATTGCTTAAGCACCATGGCCAGTGTGTGCAGGGTCATGCTGGAAACCCC TGAATATAGAAGCAGGTTTACAAATGAGGAAACAGTATCATTCTGTCTGAGGGTAATGGTGGGTGTCATCATACTCTATGACCACGTGCATCCAGTGGGCGCTTTTGCCAAAACTTCAAAAATTGAT ATGAAAGGATGCATCAAAGTTCTTAAAGACCAGCCTCCTAACAGTGTAGAAGGCCTTCTAAATGCTCTCAG gTACACAACAAAGCATTTGAATGATGAGACTACCTCCAAGCAAATTAAATCCATGTTGCAATAA